In Bacteroidales bacterium, the genomic window TGGAACAATTGCAGGCAATGTAACATGCGAAGGTGTCCCTGTAGCAGGCGTTACTGTTAAAGTAATTGACGATATTCGGGAAGCGACTACAGACGCAGCTGGCAATTACACTTTACCATATTTGATACAAGGAACATATAGTGTTGAGTTTACCAAATTTGGATTAAATGACCTCTTAATAGAAAATATTGAAGTTTTTGCAGACTCTACTGTTATTGCAGACGCAGTATTAACCCCACGTCCACAAGTTACGGTTAGTGGTACTATTACAGCAAGCGACACTAGTCTTCCTTTGGAAGGTGCTGTTGTTAACTTCTACGGCTATACCAATCACACTGACACAACAGATGCTGCAGGACACTATTCAATATCAGGAGTTTGGGGTGGTGGAGAAGAGTATGAAGTAACCGTTGATGCAGACGGTTATCAACAATACACAGGAACGATAACTGTCACTGATCAAAACATATCTGACCACAACATTATTGTTAATGAGATCGCTTACTCTGTTAGGAAAGTTGTTGCTACAGTAGACGAACCAAACGTTAATGTAACCTGGATCCCACCAGGTGGAACTATAAGTGACCCACAATGGATTACCTGGAGTGGCGAAGCAGACATTAATAATGGTATTGGAGCTGGTTACAACCCAATAACAATTGCACACCGTTTCAGTGCTGAAAACTTAGAGGCGCTAGAGGTAGTTGGTATGTCGGTAACAAAAGTAAGATTCAATCCTCACGGAACAGGTACATATAAAGTAATGGTATGGACCGGCGGTACAGCAACAGAACCGGGAACTTTAGTTCACGAACAAACTGTAGCTAACGTTGCCCTTTCCCAATGGAACGAAGTTGTTCTTACAAATCCTGTAATGATTCCAGAAGGAGAAGAGTTATGGTATGGTGTTAACATTATGCCAACATCTCAGTATCCAGGTGGAGTTGATGAAGGTCCTGCTGTTGCAGGATTTGGAGATATGTGTAAAATAGCTGACCAAATGTGGATATCACTATATTCACAAGGGCTAAATTACAACTGGGCTTTAGGAGCATATGTTGATAACGCAAAAGGTCTTGTTACAAACCTTAGCAAGTTACATGCAGAGTATAAAATGAATCCACCAACAGTAACTGCTATAAGTTTACCATCAGAATTCAAACTTACAAGCGCAAAAGAGTCTGGGGAAATCACAATTATTGAAAATTGTAAAAACAGTACAAGCAGAGCATTTACTAACTACACTCTATATCGCCTGGCAAAAGATCAGCCACAAGCAGAGTGGACACAGTTAGCTGCTGCAATCACTGACACTGCATATACTGACACTGGTTGGGGAACACTATCTCCTGCAGAATATCAATATGCGGTTGTGGCAAACTACACAAACGGCGTTACATCTCGACCAAAATTGTCAAACATTCTTGCAAAAGATATGGAAGTCGAATTTACTGTAAACATCACACTGAACGGTGGAGATCCCGCAACAGGAGCTACCGTTACACTAACTAACCAAGACGGTAATGAAAACCACGTTTATGAAGCTACAGCAGGAGCAACAGGAATAACATTCCCGGCTGTTTGGAGAGGTGTTTATGATATTACTGTCATTAAACATGGATTTATACCATTTACCGCAGATAGCGTAATTATTGATGCGGATGCCACATATCCTGTTGAACTAATTGAAATTATTCAAACACCATCCTGTCTGTTAATAAACCAAGATGGTAATAACGAAATCTTCGGTTGGAACTATATAGGTGGCACAACCATTATCTTGCAAACTACAGATGTATGGGGTGACGGCTCAGGCTATCAAATGTTATTAGATGCTGACGCCGAAGAGTACGGACAAACTATTCCTGCTACCGGAGCACTATGGCCAAACTGCTCTGCTCCAGCCAACTTGTACGATGTATTTGAAGATAAAATTCCAGAAAATGCAGACCCTGTTTGCACAACTCAAAATATGGTTTGCAACGAAGAGGTGCAATACTTAATAGGAGACGGAACTTACGACTACTGTATAGTAAACCCTACTCCCGGTGACAAACTATGGATTGCAGCAGGAGAAAACGGACGTAAAGATAATTACGAGTTTGAATGTTATAAAACATATCGTTTTGTTGTAGAATATAACCCTGACACTGGAAACGACCAAACTACCATTATCATTACA contains:
- a CDS encoding DUF2436 domain-containing protein, whose translation is MIKKLTFLTAAIFVCLGGSSQHAIAQQSDASKDPTIVLMQTGTVTTCNAVFYDTGGETGNYTANENHYLIFLPETAGSRIKVTFLEFDTENKYDKLLIYNGENPMDQLLATLSGSNIPAESFCGDNPTGALSFSFSSDASVQKAGWKATVECYTPVPNNLAAISLNTTDYATANTPKTIPFAFLNQGSQTVTGAQYTVQLQDAANNVLATANGIDLSPGQHTTIDLVWTPTTTGIINIKGVILFAEDQIPEDNATAYTTITVHPMGTHVVQIGSGAPVTSVNIPFDFYYKNSYAQAIYTADQIGINSGIINSIKYKYNFPNSNPGSKAIKVWIGETTLTNLSGGFIDPNTLTLVFDGNADFHNGINDVTINLQTPYVYNGANLVVYTYRNLDSLSYSTSDLFYLSSTEEQRSRRRGSHSQLDPLAPTSGFSAIYVPDISMVFYINELGTIAGNVTCEGVPVAGVTVKVIDDIREATTDAAGNYTLPYLIQGTYSVEFTKFGLNDLLIENIEVFADSTVIADAVLTPRPQVTVSGTITASDTSLPLEGAVVNFYGYTNHTDTTDAAGHYSISGVWGGGEEYEVTVDADGYQQYTGTITVTDQNISDHNIIVNEIAYSVRKVVATVDEPNVNVTWIPPGGTISDPQWITWSGEADINNGIGAGYNPITIAHRFSAENLEALEVVGMSVTKVRFNPHGTGTYKVMVWTGGTATEPGTLVHEQTVANVALSQWNEVVLTNPVMIPEGEELWYGVNIMPTSQYPGGVDEGPAVAGFGDMCKIADQMWISLYSQGLNYNWALGAYVDNAKGLVTNLSKLHAEYKMNPPTVTAISLPSEFKLTSAKESGEITIIENCKNSTSRAFTNYTLYRLAKDQPQAEWTQLAAAITDTAYTDTGWGTLSPAEYQYAVVANYTNGVTSRPKLSNILAKDMEVEFTVNITLNGGDPATGATVTLTNQDGNENHVYEATAGATGITFPAVWRGVYDITVIKHGFIPFTADSVIIDADATYPVELIEIIQTPSCLLINQDGNNEIFGWNYIGGTTIILQTTDVWGDGSGYQMLLDADAEEYGQTIPATGALWPNCSAPANLYDVFEDKIPENADPVCTTQNMVCNEEVQYLIGDGTYDYCIVNPTPGDKLWIAAGENGRKDNYEFECYKTYRFVVEYNPDTGNDQTTIIITDNKTGKVVDIDRPGKTVDEHSRIGEVTSDQVSVVSNLEIGDYYYDTPDKSKAFSGYTVYLDGEEKASGLMQETYIFQNVSVGEHTAGVKAVYTSGSSEIVELDFVHNPPTYNVTFTVIRKSNNAPIVHANVVIGGESALTNTSGIASFELPGSEYNWIVTKQGFKDETNSVVINDHTEILVQMVGVVDDATAQGFMLYPNPTTSSLTITRNNASNATVEIYSNNGVIVNSFEMNEAVKEISVSELNSGVYFIRVIENKVTTVQRFIKQ